Proteins encoded together in one bacterium window:
- the cdaA gene encoding diadenylate cyclase CdaA, whose product MLSFIKFRVTDALDIILVALLAYYFLRFLKGTRAIRMLYGLFFLVAVSFLARWLDFKALGLIVNSLTTVWIVAFVIIFQPEIRNILSRFGRYRPLRFLLKQGADSAVVDEIVDAAAQMKDHKTGALIVIERDIGLREYIETGTRVEAHVSAPLLVSLFTPPAPLHDGAVIVTGGQVVAAGCTLPLSEERYVQSALGMRHRAGLGIATVTDAVAVIVSETTGKITFASRGGLLSGLTPSQLKYNIQQALAEER is encoded by the coding sequence ATGCTCTCTTTCATCAAGTTCCGAGTGACCGATGCCCTCGACATCATCCTGGTCGCCCTGCTCGCTTACTACTTCCTGCGTTTCCTCAAGGGCACCCGCGCCATCCGTATGCTCTACGGGCTCTTCTTCCTCGTGGCGGTGTCGTTCCTCGCCCGATGGCTCGACTTCAAGGCGCTCGGGCTGATAGTCAATTCGCTGACGACGGTCTGGATCGTGGCGTTCGTAATAATCTTTCAGCCTGAAATCAGAAATATCCTCTCCCGATTCGGCCGCTATCGCCCGCTGCGATTCCTGCTCAAGCAAGGGGCGGACTCGGCCGTGGTCGATGAAATCGTCGATGCTGCGGCACAGATGAAAGACCACAAGACCGGGGCGCTGATTGTAATCGAGCGCGACATCGGCCTGCGCGAGTACATCGAAACCGGCACACGGGTGGAGGCGCATGTCTCGGCGCCCCTCCTTGTTTCGCTGTTCACCCCGCCGGCCCCGCTGCACGACGGCGCGGTCATCGTTACCGGCGGCCAGGTTGTGGCTGCGGGCTGTACTCTTCCGTTGAGCGAGGAGCGCTACGTTCAGAGCGCGCTGGGGATGCGGCACCGGGCCGGGCTCGGCATCGCTACCGTAACTGACGCGGTCGCGGTCATCGTCTCCGAAACGACCGGCAAGATAACTTTCGCAAGCAGGGGCGGGCTTCTGTCCGGACTGACGCCGTCCCAACTCAAGTACAACATCCAGCAGGCCCTGGCTGAAGAGCGCTGA
- the folP gene encoding dihydropteroate synthase, whose amino-acid sequence MRLLSITNKADLEQELARVGADALSWPIFRAKSRVVAVRIDRLSTAGANILKQTAIACGGDCAVNRAVASGRVRHTDVVLFLTPRQLQSLVYRLASQPECVARLVPDLIELSGHVQMSMCVIKLGRRKVDLGRRTHVMGILNVTPDSFSDGGRFLEPSAALDRATAMADEGADFIDIGAESTRPGSLPVAANEQLARLLPVLRVVKKRVNAPVSIDTTDARVAETALRHGADMINDVSALSGDRRMAAVVARAGVPCILMHMKGKPRTMQRSPEYADVMGEIVGSLDAALRRGEDAGIDRKQMLVDPGIGFGKTVAHNLEILRRLAELQSLGVPLVVGPSRKRFIGVVTDSADGERVDGTIAACVLAAANGANVLRVHDVKPVVKALRLADAVELRS is encoded by the coding sequence GTGCGTTTGCTCTCGATCACAAACAAGGCAGACCTCGAACAAGAGCTTGCCCGAGTCGGCGCCGATGCGCTGAGCTGGCCGATATTCCGGGCAAAGAGCCGAGTGGTCGCGGTCAGGATTGACCGTCTCTCGACTGCCGGCGCCAACATCTTGAAGCAGACCGCGATAGCGTGCGGCGGTGATTGTGCGGTGAACCGTGCTGTCGCTTCCGGCCGGGTCAGGCACACCGATGTTGTGTTGTTCCTCACGCCGCGGCAGTTGCAGTCTCTTGTATACCGGCTCGCGTCGCAGCCGGAGTGCGTGGCGCGTCTCGTTCCCGACCTGATTGAACTGAGTGGCCACGTGCAGATGTCGATGTGCGTCATCAAGCTGGGACGACGGAAGGTTGACCTTGGCAGGCGAACCCATGTCATGGGCATTCTAAACGTCACTCCTGACTCGTTCTCGGACGGCGGACGTTTCCTTGAACCATCGGCCGCGCTTGACCGCGCCACCGCGATGGCTGATGAGGGCGCAGATTTCATCGACATCGGCGCGGAGTCAACGCGGCCCGGGTCATTGCCCGTCGCTGCGAACGAACAGCTGGCGCGGCTTCTGCCCGTGCTGCGCGTAGTAAAGAAGAGAGTCAATGCGCCTGTTTCGATTGACACCACGGACGCAAGGGTCGCAGAGACAGCGCTGCGCCATGGCGCGGACATGATTAATGACGTTTCTGCACTCAGCGGTGACCGGCGAATGGCCGCGGTTGTGGCGCGCGCCGGAGTCCCATGTATACTGATGCACATGAAAGGCAAACCCAGGACCATGCAGCGCAGTCCGGAATATGCCGACGTGATGGGAGAGATCGTCGGTTCCCTTGACGCGGCGCTCAGACGGGGAGAGGATGCCGGCATTGACCGGAAGCAGATGCTGGTTGACCCGGGAATCGGGTTCGGCAAGACAGTGGCGCACAATCTGGAAATCCTGCGTCGTCTGGCAGAACTGCAGTCCCTCGGCGTCCCGTTAGTGGTTGGTCCGTCCCGCAAACGATTCATCGGCGTGGTTACGGACTCCGCGGACGGCGAGCGGGTCGATGGGACGATCGCCGCCTGCGTGCTGGCAGCCGCGAACGGCGCGAACGTTCTGCGCGTGCACGACGTCAAACCCGTCGTGAAGGCGCTGAGGCTGGCTGACGCGGTCGAACTGAGAAGCTAG
- the rocD gene encoding ornithine--oxo-acid transaminase, with the protein MKSLDYINLGEKYSAHNYLPLPVVLAKGEGVWVEDVEGRRYLDMLSSYSALNQGHRHPKILAAMQEQMGRLCLTSRAFHHDTFGPFCKTVTEACGMDKVLPMNSGAEAVETAIKLCRRWGYAKKGVPEGKAEIIVCDGNFHGRTTTIVGFSPEKLYRDGFGPFTPGFKMIPYGDVSALEEAVTPNTVAFLVEPIQGEAGIRMPREGFLAAAREVCTRNDVLLMTDEIQTGLGRTGRLFCYEYDGIRPDVLIVGKALGGGCFPVSAALASRELMSAFTPGNHGSTFGGNPLACAVGKAAIEVIIEEKLPENSFKMGEYLRSELQKMNSPHVADVRGKGLFVGVEVKPESGHARAFCERLMGLGVLAKETHGTVIRLAPPLIITKTEIDWALDRIGQVLK; encoded by the coding sequence ATGAAGAGCCTTGATTACATCAACCTCGGTGAGAAGTACAGCGCCCACAACTATCTTCCGTTGCCCGTGGTTCTGGCGAAGGGCGAGGGCGTGTGGGTAGAGGACGTCGAGGGTAGACGCTATCTCGACATGCTCTCGTCCTACTCGGCCCTGAACCAGGGCCACCGCCATCCGAAGATACTCGCTGCCATGCAGGAGCAGATGGGCAGGCTCTGTCTTACGTCTCGCGCCTTTCACCATGATACTTTCGGGCCGTTCTGCAAGACCGTGACCGAGGCTTGCGGGATGGACAAGGTGCTTCCTATGAACTCCGGCGCAGAGGCCGTCGAGACCGCCATCAAGCTCTGCCGGCGCTGGGGCTATGCGAAGAAGGGCGTGCCGGAGGGGAAGGCCGAGATCATCGTCTGCGATGGGAACTTCCACGGTCGGACAACGACCATTGTCGGGTTCTCGCCCGAGAAGCTCTACCGCGACGGGTTCGGACCGTTTACGCCCGGGTTCAAGATGATACCCTACGGCGATGTCTCGGCGCTGGAAGAAGCAGTCACGCCGAACACGGTTGCATTCCTGGTCGAGCCGATACAGGGCGAGGCCGGAATCAGGATGCCGAGAGAGGGGTTTCTGGCCGCTGCCCGTGAGGTCTGCACTCGGAACGACGTCCTGCTGATGACCGATGAGATTCAGACCGGACTGGGCCGGACCGGCCGTCTGTTCTGTTACGAGTACGACGGCATCAGGCCCGACGTGTTGATTGTGGGCAAGGCTCTGGGCGGGGGATGTTTTCCCGTCTCGGCAGCTCTCGCTTCGAGGGAGTTGATGTCGGCGTTCACGCCGGGGAACCACGGGTCGACGTTTGGCGGGAACCCGCTTGCGTGTGCCGTGGGCAAGGCCGCGATTGAGGTGATCATCGAGGAGAAGCTGCCGGAGAACTCGTTCAAGATGGGCGAGTACCTGCGGAGTGAATTGCAGAAGATGAACTCGCCCCACGTCGCGGACGTCCGGGGCAAGGGCCTGTTCGTCGGCGTGGAGGTGAAGCCCGAATCCGGTCACGCGCGTGCGTTCTGCGAGAGGCTGATGGGGCTGGGTGTTCTTGCCAAGGAGACCCATGGGACAGTCATTCGTCTTGCCCCGCCGCTCATCATCACCAAGACCGAGATCGACTGGGCTCTGGACCGCATCGGGCAGGTGCTCAAGTAG